cgaactgttttttttttttttttttttccaatcaGCACGAACGTCCCAATATACAATTTTGTTAAGTTATACACGGGGAGAAATACATTGATgggtttgtttgttttttgttttttttttttttttttgttactccACGCCTTCCTGCCTTTGTAAAAGGCCTATGAAGTACATACCAACTGATATACATCCCTCAAGTGATTCTCCAAAAAAGGGAGTGCACCTTTTCctagaagaggaaaattcaTTTCATGCGAATATGACAATTTGTTGCAGATCTTCCCATCGTTCCGCTTGATacttactaaaaaaaaaaaaaataataaaataaacgttTAGCATATGTAGATATCAGTCCATCGATCGTGAAGGTTTTATGTGGAGTTTGATTTGACCAGGTGAGAGGAGTCCCATGTATGGGTTGGACACAACAGCTTGCGCGTCGTAATCACGTAGGCTcatgtatgtgtacgtaCGTTCATACGTGGTGACCTCCGTAAGTGCCTAGTTTAGCACACCGTCGCGGcgcatttttcttccaccccTTCAGTTCCCGATAATGCCGCGTGAGGAGTGACAATCTGAGGAATGACAATCTGAGGAATGACAATCTGAGGAATGACAATTTTCagctgagaaaaaaaaaaaagcacagcATTACCCGTGAGAGGATTCGAgcagggagaaaaaaggtaGGCCAGGGGCTGCGTTTATCTCACGTTGATACTTTTAAATGTATTTGCGTGAAGAAAAGGGTGTTTTCGTCTACTCATGCATATACCTGTGTGGCCACGATCCAGTTTTACGCACCCTTATTCGCACATTTggacatatgtatgtgtgtgcgtttttccccttgtaGATACTGTCTTGTCATAGAGACGACTCAGTCACCCATTCCACAACCCACATGTGCGTAAGCGCACGGCAGAAGGCAAAACATCACGGCGTAGTCGTATCTCTACTCCAAACCCTAGTGCACCCGCTTCACCAGGTGGAAAGCACGTGAAAAGACCCATTCAAAAGGAGCATATTGGAGAGGTCCACTTTTCGCCCtgacaaaatgaacaaagatATTGCCAAGTACGATTTGGAGGACAGCTCAAatgtagaaataaaaaaaagaagcaatgATCAAAAGAGTCTGTTGGAAAAGATAAAGCCATTTGCAGTGGGTGGAGCCAGTGGAATGTTTGCAACTTTCTGTGTACAGCCACTTGATATGATCAAGGTGCGGATTCAGTTGAATGCTGAAGGAGCAAACGCAATTAAAAATCCATTTGttataggaaaaaatatcatcgTAAATGAAGGTGTACTCTCTCTGTATAAAGGCTTAGATGCAGGCCTTACTCGACAAATTGTTTACACTACGGGAAGGTTAGGATTATTTAGGACATTCTCTGATAtggtaaaggaagaagggcaACCTTTGCCATTTTATAAGAAATGTTTTTGTGCACTCGCTGCCGGAGGGTTAGGTGCCTTTATGGGAAATCCAGCAGATCTGTCTTTAATTAGACTGCAAGCTGATAATACCCTACCCAAAGaattgaaaagaaattatacaGGCGTTTTCAATGCTGTATATAGAATttcaaaagaagaaggaatctTTGCCTTATGGAAAGGATCCGTGCCAACCATTGCACGAGCTATGTCATTGAATTTGGGTATGCTATCCACATATGATCAATCGAAGGaatatttagaaaaatatttaggGGTAGGTATGAAGACTAATCTTGTTGCTAGTGTCATTAGTGGATTCTTTGCAGTCACTCTGAGTTTACCTTTTGATTTTGTCAAAACGTGCatgcagaaaatgaaagtCGATCCTGTAACGAAGAAAATGCCCTACAAAAATATGCTTGACTGCTCACTCCAGTTATACAAAAAGGGCGGTATATCTATCTTCTACGCAAGTTACTCAACATACTATGTACGTATCGCCCCACATGCTATGATTACCCTCATAACTATGGATTACTTGAACAATTTATTAAAGAAATTCACCTAGcatctttcatttttttttcttcttatctgAGAATGGATGTACAGATGTGTTTATGTGAGCTCGTACAAAATAAGTGAAGACGATCAATCTATCAGTTCATAAAACTAATAATTAGTGATGGAGGGAGCAATAGTActagaagaaggagaagtagAAAAGAACACTGGTGTATGCACACCTTGACTGCTTCACATGGTACAGAAATTTCTTCTCCTAATTATCGTCAATTTTGTATAAAtcgttttttcaaaaaaaaaaaaaaaaaggaacaccttTACTGTGTATCCTTCCTAAAGGTAAAACTACCTATCCATGTAGAAACCATTATGAGCAAATTGcgtcatccttttttttttttttttttttttctactcccTTTCTCTCTCCAATGATATTTGTTcataatcctttttttttcaacatgtTCAAAAAAACTGCTAAagtattataataattttttggtCCCTTTGTGAAAGTTTGTCTATTTTTGGAAGACCTgttgggaagaaaaatgcgCATCGATCCATCGATCAATCgattaatcttttttttcttttttttttttgcgatgATTTGTTGGAAGGGTAGCCATGTAAGCAGCTTCTGCATTGTAAACAGATTGGCATCATTCGCATACTTCCCCAGGAGAACGATTGGCACACATTTTTGCTTCAGTTCCTCACTAAGGCATATCTCGAAGATGTTCCATCTATCCACATTTCCTTTGCTTAACTTCTCATGGAACATTAACCCAAGTTAGTAGGCACTGCAGAGGTTTCACTAAATTGACCACCCGCTGGCACTTTGTACAGATGTACGTTGCACCGGGAACAGCCaagtaatttctttttttttcttttttttatggtgcTCTCTCAAATATGCTTCAAGCAACTTGTGCAGATAGACGCGTAAGACCCGCTCATGGAACGAGGGAAGTCTATCAAACTGG
This DNA window, taken from Plasmodium knowlesi strain H genome assembly, chromosome: 13, encodes the following:
- a CDS encoding dicarboxylate/tricarboxylate carrier, putative, with product MNKDIAKYDLEDSSNVEIKKRSNDQKSLLEKIKPFAVGGASGMFATFCVQPLDMIKVRIQLNAEGANAIKNPFVIGKNIIVNEGVLSLYKGLDAGLTRQIVYTTGRLGLFRTFSDMVKEEGQPLPFYKKCFCALAAGGLGAFMGNPADLSLIRLQADNTLPKELKRNYTGVFNAVYRISKEEGIFALWKGSVPTIARAMSLNLGMLSTYDQSKEYLEKYLGVGMKTNLVASVISGFFAVTLSLPFDFVKTCMQKMKVDPVTKKMPYKNMLDCSLQLYKKGGISIFYASYSTYYVRIAPHAMITLITMDYLNNLLKKFT